One window from the genome of Polynucleobacter sp. MWH-Svant-W18 encodes:
- the grpE gene encoding nucleotide exchange factor GrpE — MTQENQNPSPEQDQAAAEPAVEATAEATAQAVPKTPEQEIAALNEKIGELQDNFLRAKAEGENIRRRAVEDIAKAHKFAIESFAEHLVPVTDSLYAALSTDATDAKAFKEGLEITLKQLLSAFEKGRMTEINPAVGDKFDPHHHQAIASVPSEQDANTVVSILQRGYTVADRVLRPALVTVSAPK; from the coding sequence ATGACACAAGAAAATCAAAACCCTTCTCCAGAGCAAGACCAAGCTGCGGCTGAACCTGCGGTAGAAGCAACTGCAGAGGCAACAGCGCAAGCAGTTCCAAAAACACCTGAGCAAGAGATTGCTGCGCTCAATGAAAAAATTGGTGAGCTCCAGGACAATTTCTTGCGCGCCAAAGCTGAAGGTGAAAACATTCGCCGTCGTGCTGTGGAGGATATTGCGAAGGCCCACAAATTTGCAATTGAGAGTTTTGCGGAACATTTAGTGCCGGTAACGGATAGTCTTTATGCTGCGCTAAGTACTGATGCAACTGATGCTAAGGCCTTCAAGGAAGGTCTGGAAATTACCTTGAAGCAACTCTTATCTGCCTTCGAAAAAGGGCGGATGACAGAAATTAACCCTGCGGTAGGTGATAAATTTGATCCCCACCACCATCAGGCGATTGCCTCAGTTCCTTCCGAGCAGGATGCCAATACCGTGGTTTCTATCCTTCAGCGGGGCTATACCGTGGCAGACCGTGTGCTCAGACCCGCCTTGGTGACCGTCAGCGCCCCTAAATAA